A window of Bradyrhizobium sp. AZCC 1610 contains these coding sequences:
- a CDS encoding OsmC family protein, protein MTAVAQKTVLTGCLAPIDKNGLEQLIANGKANPKVIKTLKCKTVAEGKFRHANYIRNLAPYIVDEPPGLLGDDTAPNPSEASLAALGSCLAVGLHANAVHRGWIVNKLELELEGDLNITAVWGTGDVSEKPVGFTDVRVKVDMECEGVPKSEIDALVAHVKKWSPVANTFTRPVNLEVNA, encoded by the coding sequence ATGACCGCGGTCGCTCAAAAAACGGTGCTCACAGGCTGCCTGGCGCCGATCGACAAAAATGGGCTCGAGCAGCTCATCGCCAACGGCAAGGCCAATCCGAAGGTCATCAAGACCTTGAAGTGCAAGACGGTGGCGGAGGGCAAGTTCCGCCACGCCAACTACATCCGCAACCTCGCGCCCTACATCGTCGACGAACCGCCGGGCCTGCTCGGCGACGACACCGCGCCCAATCCGTCGGAGGCGTCATTGGCCGCGCTGGGCTCGTGCCTTGCGGTCGGCCTGCACGCCAACGCCGTTCACCGCGGCTGGATCGTCAACAAGCTCGAACTCGAACTGGAAGGCGATCTCAACATCACGGCGGTGTGGGGCACCGGCGACGTCAGCGAGAAACCGGTCGGTTTCACCGATGTCCGCGTCAAGGTCGACATGGAATGCGAGGGCGTTCCGAAGAGCGAGATCGATGCGCTGGTGGCGCATGTCAAGAAGTGGTCGCCGGTCGCCAACACCTTCACTCGCCCGGTCAATCTCGAAGTCAACGCTTAA
- a CDS encoding DUF2182 domain-containing protein — MMRTSALEQTLRYDRLIVAIGIATVVAFSWSYLLAGAGIDMSMADMPMDPEPWSLAQAWLMFAMWWVMMVAMMVPSAAPMVLLFAAIKRKQATADSPVIASWLFLAGYLVIWAGFSLIAVSLQWGLDQAGLLSGMMASTSSVLAGIILLAAGLYQLTPIKRACLRYCQSPLLFLSSYWQRGTMGALRMGFRHGAYCVGCCWFLMALLFVSGVMNLAWVAAVAIYVAFERLLPRSQWLSRAAGVGLIVAGAVVLARGLTATASASL, encoded by the coding sequence ATGATGAGGACCTCGGCGCTCGAGCAGACCCTGCGGTACGATCGCCTGATCGTGGCAATCGGAATAGCCACGGTGGTCGCATTCTCCTGGTCCTATCTGCTTGCCGGCGCCGGCATCGACATGAGCATGGCCGACATGCCGATGGACCCGGAGCCGTGGTCGTTGGCCCAGGCATGGCTCATGTTCGCGATGTGGTGGGTGATGATGGTCGCGATGATGGTGCCCAGCGCAGCCCCCATGGTCCTACTGTTCGCCGCCATCAAGCGCAAGCAGGCGACTGCGGACAGTCCCGTCATCGCAAGCTGGCTGTTTCTGGCCGGCTATCTCGTGATCTGGGCAGGCTTCAGCCTCATCGCGGTCTCGCTGCAGTGGGGACTTGATCAGGCCGGGCTGCTGTCCGGCATGATGGCGAGCACCAGCAGCGTGCTCGCCGGGATCATCCTGCTTGCGGCCGGGCTCTATCAGTTGACGCCGATCAAGCGCGCCTGCCTTCGATACTGCCAGAGCCCGTTGCTGTTCCTCTCGAGCTACTGGCAACGCGGCACCATGGGCGCGCTGCGCATGGGATTCCGGCACGGCGCTTATTGCGTCGGCTGTTGCTGGTTCCTGATGGCGCTGCTTTTCGTCAGCGGTGTCATGAACCTGGCCTGGGTCGCAGCCGTCGCGATCTATGTCGCCTTCGAGAGGCTGCTGCCGCGCAGCCAATGGCTCAGCCGCGCCGCGGGCGTGGGCCTGATTGTGGCTGGCGCAGTTGTCCTCGCGCGCGGCCTGACCGCCACGGCTTCCGCGTCCCTCTAG
- a CDS encoding TrmJ/YjtD family RNA methyltransferase, whose translation MSGSGTDKTKSGWDLAGPVVILVEPQLGENIGMAARAMGNFALSRLRIVNPRDGWPNIAAQRAAAGADQILEQAQLFDTVEQAVADLTLLFATTARAHDQAKPVVAPMEAAAEIVAHVGGGGGAGILFGRERYGLQNEEVALANRIITFPVNPGFASLNLAQAVLLIGYEWFKLSTGGALPFAMPERSEPASQHQMQAFFDNLVRELDKVEFLRPREKRETMLVNLRNIFTRMDPTKQDMHTLHGVVMAIAEGRKGPAKGGVLDGEQATRLRALLAEHGQGPAVPGDSSTVRGLARLLRRNPTDAERVLWQALTRDRRFAGQFKRQTPVGRHIPDFVSFVHRLAIELVNPNESEAIVADRANRTTWLEARDYRVIEMRVADVEADLEAELTRLEASLRERG comes from the coding sequence ATGTCCGGTTCGGGCACCGATAAAACCAAGTCTGGTTGGGACTTAGCTGGACCTGTTGTGATCCTTGTCGAGCCGCAGCTCGGCGAGAATATCGGCATGGCGGCGCGGGCGATGGGCAACTTCGCGCTTTCGCGTCTGCGGATCGTCAATCCGCGCGACGGCTGGCCGAACATCGCGGCGCAGCGGGCGGCCGCCGGCGCCGACCAGATTCTGGAGCAGGCGCAACTGTTCGACACGGTCGAGCAGGCGGTCGCCGACCTGACCTTGCTGTTTGCCACCACCGCCCGCGCCCATGACCAGGCCAAGCCGGTGGTCGCCCCGATGGAAGCGGCGGCCGAGATCGTGGCCCATGTCGGCGGCGGTGGCGGGGCCGGCATCCTGTTCGGCCGGGAGCGCTACGGCCTCCAGAACGAGGAGGTGGCGCTCGCCAACCGGATCATCACCTTCCCGGTCAATCCCGGCTTCGCCTCGCTCAATCTGGCGCAGGCGGTGCTGTTGATCGGCTATGAGTGGTTCAAGCTGTCGACCGGCGGCGCCTTGCCGTTCGCGATGCCCGAACGTTCCGAGCCGGCCTCGCAGCACCAGATGCAGGCCTTCTTCGACAATCTGGTCCGGGAACTCGACAAGGTCGAATTCCTCCGCCCGCGCGAGAAGCGGGAGACCATGCTGGTGAACCTGCGCAACATCTTCACCCGGATGGACCCGACCAAGCAGGACATGCACACCCTGCATGGGGTGGTGATGGCGATCGCCGAAGGCCGCAAGGGTCCGGCCAAAGGGGGCGTGCTGGACGGCGAGCAGGCCACAAGGCTGCGCGCTTTGCTGGCCGAGCACGGGCAGGGCCCGGCGGTGCCCGGCGACAGCTCTACCGTGCGCGGGCTCGCCCGGCTGCTGCGGCGGAACCCGACCGACGCCGAGCGCGTCCTGTGGCAGGCGCTGACCCGCGATCGGCGTTTTGCCGGCCAGTTCAAGCGCCAGACGCCGGTGGGGCGCCACATTCCGGATTTCGTCTCCTTCGTCCACCGGCTGGCGATCGAGCTGGTCAATCCGAACGAGTCGGAGGCCATTGTCGCCGACCGTGCCAACCGGACGACGTGGCTAGAGGCGCGCGATTACCGCGTGATCGAGATGCGGGTCGCCGATGTGGAGGCGGATCTGGAAGCGGAACTGACGCGGCTGGAAGCGAGCCTGCGTGAACGTGGTTAG
- a CDS encoding CmpA/NrtA family ABC transporter substrate-binding protein: MSTFDNPFDPNRRLHAGGCSCGRHLSEAEHQAAQLQTQSAIESEQKRYEGVVASAVMRAMFPRDVARRAFLKSVGAATAVAAVSQFFPLKTATEVFAAGGPLEKKDLKVGFIPITCATPIIMAAPMGFYSKNGLNVEVIKTAGWAVIRDKTINKEYDAAHMLSPMPLAITMGAGSNPIPYTMPAVENINGQAITLSVKHKDKRNPKDWKGFKFAVPFDYSMHNYLLRYYLAEHGIDPDTDVQIRAVPPPEMVANLRADNIDGFLGPDPMNQRAVFDGAGFIHILTKDIWEGHPCCAFAASKEFITAMPNTYGALLKSIIEATAFAHKAENRKQIAAAIAPANYLNQPQIVLEQILTGTFADGLGNIVTQPNRVDFDPFPWQSFAVWIMTQMKRWGQIKGDIDYAGIASQVYLATDATRLMKEAGLTPPTTTTKSFSVMGKTFDPARPEEYLASFKIRKAS; this comes from the coding sequence ATGTCTACCTTCGACAACCCATTCGATCCCAACCGCCGTCTTCATGCCGGTGGCTGCAGTTGTGGCCGGCATCTCAGCGAAGCCGAGCATCAGGCCGCCCAGCTTCAGACCCAGTCCGCCATCGAGAGCGAGCAAAAGCGCTACGAAGGCGTGGTCGCCTCCGCCGTGATGCGCGCGATGTTTCCGAGGGACGTCGCGCGGCGCGCGTTTCTGAAATCGGTGGGTGCGGCAACCGCCGTGGCGGCCGTATCGCAGTTCTTCCCGCTCAAGACCGCGACCGAAGTTTTCGCAGCTGGCGGGCCGCTCGAGAAGAAAGACCTCAAGGTCGGCTTCATCCCGATCACCTGCGCCACGCCGATCATCATGGCGGCGCCAATGGGGTTCTACTCCAAGAACGGCCTGAACGTCGAAGTCATCAAGACCGCGGGCTGGGCGGTCATTCGCGACAAGACCATCAACAAGGAATACGACGCGGCGCACATGCTGTCGCCGATGCCGCTCGCCATCACCATGGGCGCCGGCTCCAATCCGATTCCCTACACCATGCCGGCGGTCGAAAACATCAACGGCCAGGCGATCACGCTTTCGGTCAAGCACAAGGACAAGCGCAATCCGAAGGACTGGAAGGGTTTCAAATTCGCGGTGCCGTTCGACTATTCGATGCACAATTACCTGCTGCGCTACTATCTCGCCGAGCACGGCATCGATCCCGATACCGACGTGCAGATCCGCGCGGTGCCGCCGCCGGAAATGGTCGCCAATCTGCGCGCCGACAATATCGACGGCTTCCTCGGGCCCGATCCGATGAATCAGCGCGCGGTGTTCGACGGCGCCGGCTTCATTCACATCCTGACCAAGGATATCTGGGAGGGCCATCCGTGCTGCGCCTTCGCCGCCTCGAAGGAATTCATCACGGCGATGCCGAACACCTATGGCGCGCTGCTGAAATCGATCATCGAGGCGACCGCGTTCGCGCACAAGGCGGAGAACCGCAAGCAGATTGCGGCCGCGATCGCGCCGGCGAATTATCTCAACCAGCCGCAGATCGTGCTGGAGCAGATCCTGACCGGCACTTTCGCCGACGGTCTCGGCAATATCGTCACGCAGCCGAACCGCGTCGATTTCGATCCGTTCCCGTGGCAATCCTTTGCCGTCTGGATCATGACCCAGATGAAGCGCTGGGGGCAGATCAAGGGCGACATCGACTATGCCGGCATCGCTTCGCAGGTCTATCTCGCGACCGACGCCACGCGCCTGATGAAGGAGGCCGGGCTGACGCCACCGACCACCACCACCAAGAGTTTTTCGGTGATGGGCAAGACGTTCGACCCGGCAAGACCTGAGGAATATCTCGCAAGCTTCAAGATCAGGAAGGCGTCGTGA
- a CDS encoding acyl-CoA dehydrogenase family protein, with amino-acid sequence MGSLAVSRLAVDDLPSASIADQVGIIARKDLAPLASAIDEGTVYPDALLKRLGDAGAWGSHQPMNGAADLRCAIQSIAALGEVCGATAFMAWCQNTLVWYASNSGNPKLVAKFAGKFASGEILGGTGLSNPMKSFFGIEKLKLKGRKVEGGYVVRGALPWVSNLGADHFFGTIFEREDEHGGIVMFLADCSNPAITLQPCKPFLAMDGTGTYGVQFRDVFVPDELILAEPAGPFVKKIRAGFILLQVGMALGLIKDCIQIMDEVEAPLGHVNRYLPQQPVQFRELHAEFEKEAMALARDPYSADDSYWRRVVALRLRAGDASVAAAHAAMLHCGARGYLKSHRAQRRLREAYFVAIVTPATKQLRKMLAGDEH; translated from the coding sequence ATGGGTTCATTGGCGGTATCCCGGCTCGCGGTAGACGATCTCCCATCGGCATCGATCGCCGATCAGGTCGGGATAATCGCGCGCAAAGACCTCGCACCCCTGGCGAGCGCCATCGATGAAGGCACGGTCTATCCCGATGCGCTGCTCAAGCGCCTTGGCGATGCCGGTGCGTGGGGCAGCCATCAACCGATGAATGGCGCGGCCGATTTGCGCTGCGCCATTCAATCGATCGCAGCGCTAGGCGAAGTCTGCGGCGCCACCGCCTTCATGGCGTGGTGCCAGAACACGCTGGTCTGGTACGCCTCGAATTCGGGCAATCCAAAGCTCGTCGCCAAGTTTGCTGGCAAGTTCGCCAGCGGCGAGATCCTCGGCGGCACCGGGCTGTCCAACCCGATGAAGAGTTTTTTCGGCATCGAGAAGCTCAAGCTGAAAGGCCGCAAGGTGGAAGGCGGTTACGTCGTGCGCGGCGCGCTGCCCTGGGTGTCGAACCTCGGCGCCGATCATTTCTTCGGCACCATCTTCGAGCGCGAGGACGAGCATGGCGGCATCGTGATGTTCCTCGCCGACTGCTCCAATCCCGCGATCACGCTGCAGCCGTGCAAGCCGTTCCTGGCGATGGACGGCACCGGCACCTATGGCGTGCAGTTCCGCGATGTCTTCGTGCCGGACGAATTGATCCTGGCCGAGCCGGCGGGGCCGTTCGTCAAGAAGATCCGCGCAGGGTTCATCCTGCTGCAGGTCGGCATGGCGCTGGGTCTCATCAAGGATTGCATCCAGATCATGGACGAGGTCGAGGCGCCGCTCGGCCACGTCAACCGCTACCTGCCGCAGCAACCGGTTCAGTTCCGCGAACTCCATGCCGAGTTCGAGAAGGAGGCCATGGCGCTCGCGCGCGACCCCTACAGCGCCGACGACAGCTACTGGCGGCGCGTGGTGGCGCTTCGCCTGCGCGCCGGCGATGCCAGCGTCGCGGCCGCGCATGCGGCAATGCTCCATTGCGGCGCGCGGGGCTACCTGAAGAGCCACCGCGCGCAGCGGAGGCTTCGCGAAGCCTATTTCGTTGCCATCGTCACGCCCGCCACCAAGCAGCTTCGCAAGATGCTGGCCGGCGACGAGCACTAA
- a CDS encoding sulfurtransferase, whose translation MTDVLITAGELAEFLKQEPCVIIDTRNPEAYGAGHLAGAVNVHEIFTYLATSTPEGMQELKTKFADAFGAAGLSGKETAVIYEQSMNSGFGQSCRGYYLLTMLGYPKIKVLHGGYDAWVAAGLPVTTDVPSPVKASFSVLPEAGDILIDAKTMLAAVGKAGIALLDVRDIDEWIGESSSPYGKDFCPRKGRIPGAVWLEWYRMMKPTAEGPRFKSKNEILAECATVGITQSTPVYLYCFKGARASNTFLALKNAGVKDVRMYFGSWNEWSRDPSLPIEEGLPTEAKLTTKAA comes from the coding sequence ATGACGGACGTTCTGATTACTGCCGGCGAACTCGCGGAATTCCTCAAGCAAGAGCCGTGTGTCATCATCGACACCCGCAATCCCGAGGCTTACGGCGCGGGGCATCTCGCAGGCGCCGTCAATGTCCATGAAATCTTCACTTACCTCGCGACCTCGACGCCGGAAGGCATGCAGGAGCTGAAGACGAAATTCGCCGACGCGTTCGGCGCCGCCGGGCTTTCGGGTAAAGAGACCGCGGTCATCTACGAACAGTCGATGAATTCCGGCTTCGGCCAGTCCTGCCGAGGCTATTACCTGCTCACCATGCTCGGCTATCCCAAGATCAAGGTGCTGCATGGCGGCTACGATGCCTGGGTGGCGGCCGGCCTGCCGGTGACTACGGACGTGCCGTCGCCGGTGAAGGCGTCGTTCTCGGTTCTGCCCGAAGCCGGCGACATCCTGATCGACGCCAAGACCATGCTCGCCGCCGTCGGCAAGGCCGGTATCGCCTTGCTCGACGTCCGCGATATCGATGAGTGGATCGGCGAGAGCTCTTCGCCTTATGGGAAAGACTTCTGCCCGCGCAAGGGACGCATCCCCGGCGCCGTCTGGCTCGAATGGTACCGCATGATGAAGCCAACTGCGGAAGGGCCGCGCTTCAAGTCGAAGAACGAAATCCTGGCGGAATGCGCCACCGTCGGCATAACCCAGAGCACGCCGGTCTATCTCTACTGCTTCAAGGGCGCGCGTGCCTCGAACACCTTCCTCGCATTGAAGAACGCCGGCGTGAAGGATGTCCGGATGTATTTCGGCTCCTGGAACGAATGGTCGCGCGATCCGTCGTTGCCGATCGAGGAGGGCCTGCCGACGGAGGCCAAGCTCACCACCAAGGCGGCGTAA
- a CDS encoding TetR/AcrR family transcriptional regulator: MGKSVSKRKTVAAGYEESARGRLLSAATHLFCKNGINATGIDAIIDEAGTAKTTLYKLFGSKTNLVNAVLESEGKAWREWFIGAMEDGGGDAQAKLKRIFPALKRWFAEERFYGCPFINAVAEHDKDAKQFRNIALRHKKVVLAHIEKLAAEMGATEPRILAHQLALLIDGAIVAAMVSRDPGVADTAGLVAGNLFGPSRMKKPKRSPAELVAV, encoded by the coding sequence ATGGGCAAATCGGTTTCAAAGAGGAAAACTGTCGCGGCAGGCTATGAAGAATCCGCACGCGGACGCCTGCTCAGCGCTGCGACGCATCTGTTCTGCAAGAACGGTATCAACGCCACCGGGATCGATGCGATCATCGACGAGGCCGGCACCGCCAAGACCACGCTCTACAAATTGTTCGGCTCCAAGACCAACCTCGTCAACGCCGTGCTGGAAAGCGAAGGCAAGGCGTGGCGCGAATGGTTCATCGGCGCGATGGAAGATGGCGGCGGTGACGCGCAGGCGAAGCTTAAGCGGATTTTTCCGGCGCTGAAGCGCTGGTTCGCAGAGGAGCGTTTCTACGGCTGTCCCTTCATCAACGCGGTCGCCGAGCACGACAAGGACGCCAAGCAGTTCCGCAACATCGCGCTGCGCCACAAGAAGGTCGTGCTGGCGCATATCGAAAAGCTCGCCGCTGAAATGGGCGCGACCGAGCCGCGAATACTCGCCCATCAGCTAGCGCTGCTGATCGACGGCGCCATCGTCGCCGCCATGGTCTCGCGCGACCCGGGCGTCGCCGACACCGCAGGCCTCGTCGCGGGCAATCTGTTCGGGCCGTCCAGAATGAAGAAGCCGAAGCGTAGCCCTGCAGAACTTGTCGCCGTCTGA
- the ntrB gene encoding nitrate ABC transporter permease, translating into MNFSLRFRAAVVSIVLLAAFLGIWHLATRGTGAVANMTPEYAKLMGLTATAGKSAMPGPLDVGAKLWEHLRQPFYDNGPNDKGLGIQLGYSIARVGLGYFLAVIVAIPLGFLIGMSPLISKALDPFIQVLKPISPLAWMPLALYTIKDSSISAIFVIFICSVWPMLLNTAFGVAAVRKEWINVARTLEVGTVRRAFTVILPAAAPTILTGMRISIGIAWLVIVAAEMLVGGTGIGYFVWNEWNNLSITNVIIAILLIGVVGMLLDQILARFTRMVTFPE; encoded by the coding sequence ATGAACTTCTCCCTTCGCTTCCGCGCAGCCGTCGTCTCGATTGTGCTGCTCGCGGCCTTCCTCGGCATCTGGCATCTTGCCACGCGCGGAACGGGCGCTGTCGCCAACATGACGCCGGAATACGCCAAGCTGATGGGACTGACCGCGACCGCCGGTAAGTCGGCGATGCCGGGCCCACTCGATGTCGGCGCGAAATTGTGGGAGCACCTCAGGCAACCGTTCTACGACAACGGGCCAAACGACAAGGGGCTCGGCATCCAGCTCGGCTATTCCATCGCGCGCGTCGGCCTCGGCTATTTTCTTGCCGTCATTGTCGCTATTCCGCTCGGCTTCCTGATCGGTATGTCGCCCCTGATCAGCAAGGCGCTGGATCCCTTCATCCAGGTGCTGAAGCCGATTTCGCCGCTCGCCTGGATGCCGCTCGCGCTCTACACCATCAAGGACTCGAGCATCTCGGCGATCTTCGTGATTTTCATCTGCTCGGTGTGGCCGATGCTGCTCAACACCGCGTTCGGGGTAGCCGCCGTGCGCAAGGAATGGATCAACGTCGCGCGCACGCTGGAGGTCGGCACCGTCAGGCGCGCCTTCACGGTGATCCTGCCGGCGGCCGCGCCGACGATTCTCACCGGCATGCGGATTTCGATCGGCATCGCCTGGCTCGTCATCGTCGCGGCCGAGATGCTGGTCGGCGGCACCGGCATCGGCTACTTCGTCTGGAACGAGTGGAACAACCTTTCGATCACCAACGTCATCATCGCCATCCTCCTTATCGGTGTCGTCGGCATGCTGCTCGACCAGATCCTGGCGCGGTTCACGCGCATGGTCACGTTCCCGGAATAG
- a CDS encoding sigma 54-interacting transcriptional regulator, which produces MDLALGSTTSPQDVELRTAAFEFAIEPALLLDPHADQILDANPAACTLLGYDRALLRQTKASTLHAGQLPVLIVFTQAVLDKGAYWTNALTPRHATGQSLRLEYAGSLVPGDGRSLVLLTMSDLDARRRRYVDAAAEDHMRGGIATWQRVERVFQDIERENQLILRAAGEGIYGVNAEGKTTFVNPAAERMLGWGAEELVGKEIHPIVHHTHHDGRHYPDHDCPIYAAFRDGAVHQVEGEVFWRKDGTPVWVEYTSTPIRDRGVVVGAVIVFRDVSQRREADEKLHAALAEVDRLRERLELENAYLQEEIRIETNPRGIIGQSEAIQKTLRQVKLVAPTSAAVMITGESGTGKELIARAIHEASSRRDRPLIRVNCAAIPRELFESEFFGHVRGAFTGAMRDRIGRFELADGGTLFLDEVGEIPLELQGKLLRVLQEGNFERVGEERTRAVDVRLIAATNRDLKQEVQRGRFREDLYFRLNVFPVESVPLRERREDIPLLAQHFLTRESKALKSDLRLSEGDARRLSRYDWPGNVRELQNVIERAAILAQNGRLRIDLPDAAGASPSTGSAHLKLEAGSAVMTSAEMRAHERANILAALRACSGKVFGPGGAAEMLDIKPTTLASRIKALGISNARGLTG; this is translated from the coding sequence ATGGATCTTGCCCTCGGTTCAACCACCTCGCCGCAGGATGTCGAACTGCGCACCGCCGCGTTCGAGTTCGCGATCGAGCCCGCGCTACTGCTCGATCCCCATGCCGACCAGATCCTCGACGCCAATCCGGCGGCCTGCACCCTGCTCGGCTATGACCGCGCCCTGCTGCGCCAGACCAAGGCCAGCACGCTGCATGCCGGACAATTGCCTGTTCTGATCGTGTTCACGCAAGCCGTGCTCGACAAGGGCGCATACTGGACCAACGCGCTCACCCCGCGCCACGCGACCGGGCAAAGCCTGCGCCTGGAATATGCCGGCTCACTCGTGCCCGGCGACGGCCGCTCGCTGGTGCTGCTCACCATGAGCGACCTCGATGCGCGCCGCCGCCGCTATGTCGATGCCGCGGCCGAAGACCACATGCGCGGCGGGATCGCGACCTGGCAACGGGTCGAGCGGGTGTTCCAGGATATAGAACGCGAAAACCAGTTGATCCTGCGCGCCGCCGGCGAGGGCATTTACGGCGTCAACGCCGAGGGCAAAACCACCTTCGTCAATCCGGCCGCCGAACGCATGCTGGGCTGGGGCGCGGAAGAACTGGTCGGCAAGGAAATCCACCCGATCGTTCATCACACCCATCATGACGGGCGGCACTATCCCGATCACGACTGCCCGATCTACGCGGCGTTTCGCGACGGCGCCGTGCACCAGGTCGAGGGCGAAGTGTTCTGGCGCAAGGACGGCACGCCGGTCTGGGTCGAATATACCTCGACGCCGATCCGCGACCGCGGCGTCGTCGTTGGTGCTGTCATCGTGTTCCGCGACGTCAGCCAAAGGCGCGAGGCTGACGAGAAGCTGCATGCGGCGCTCGCCGAGGTGGACCGGCTGCGCGAGCGACTGGAGCTGGAAAACGCCTATCTCCAGGAAGAAATCCGCATCGAGACCAATCCGCGCGGCATCATCGGCCAGAGCGAGGCGATCCAGAAGACGCTGCGCCAGGTCAAGCTGGTGGCGCCGACGTCGGCGGCCGTGATGATCACGGGCGAATCCGGCACCGGCAAGGAATTGATCGCCCGCGCGATCCACGAGGCGAGCAGCCGCCGCGACCGGCCGCTGATCCGGGTCAACTGTGCGGCGATCCCGCGCGAATTGTTCGAGAGCGAGTTCTTCGGCCACGTCCGCGGCGCCTTCACCGGCGCGATGCGCGACCGCATCGGCCGGTTCGAACTCGCCGACGGCGGCACGCTGTTTCTCGACGAGGTCGGCGAAATTCCGCTGGAGCTGCAAGGCAAGCTGTTGCGGGTGCTGCAGGAGGGCAATTTCGAACGCGTCGGCGAAGAGCGCACCCGCGCCGTCGATGTGCGCCTGATCGCCGCCACCAACCGCGACCTCAAGCAGGAAGTGCAGCGTGGCCGGTTTCGCGAGGACCTCTACTTCCGGCTCAACGTGTTTCCGGTGGAGTCGGTGCCGCTGCGCGAGCGGCGCGAAGACATTCCGCTGCTGGCGCAGCATTTTTTGACGCGCGAGAGCAAGGCGCTGAAATCCGATCTGCGCTTGTCGGAAGGCGATGCGCGTAGGCTTTCGCGCTACGACTGGCCCGGCAACGTCCGCGAACTGCAGAACGTGATCGAGCGCGCGGCGATCCTCGCGCAGAACGGCCGGCTGCGCATCGACCTGCCGGATGCCGCAGGCGCCTCTCCGTCCACCGGCTCGGCGCACTTAAAGCTCGAGGCCGGGAGCGCCGTCATGACATCAGCGGAAATGCGCGCGCACGAACGCGCCAACATTCTCGCCGCACTTCGGGCCTGCTCCGGCAAGGTGTTCGGCCCCGGCGGCGCCGCCGAGATGCTCGACATCAAGCCGACCACGCTGGCATCGCGCATCAAGGCGCTGGGGATTTCCAATGCGCGTGGCCTGACCGGCTAA
- a CDS encoding DUF1326 domain-containing protein, which yields MATSDWRLEGEWIKNCNCAFGCPCDFNALPTEGYCKGLVGMRITKGHFEKTKLDGLVFAATVDFPGALHEGNGQLQPIIDERATAEQREALFNIMSGKFSAEGTLFHIFSLIVTKMHEPLFAPIEFSFDKNGRVARVVAKGVLETEVEPIKNPVTGAPHRIQVVMPEGFEHLAAEVASANIRSTGAIKFETKGTHSSLANVVQTPEGVAA from the coding sequence ATGGCTACATCTGACTGGCGTCTCGAAGGCGAATGGATCAAGAACTGCAATTGCGCGTTTGGCTGTCCGTGCGATTTCAACGCCCTGCCGACCGAGGGCTATTGCAAGGGCCTGGTCGGCATGCGGATCACCAAGGGACATTTCGAGAAAACCAAACTCGACGGCCTGGTCTTCGCAGCCACCGTTGATTTTCCCGGCGCGCTGCACGAGGGCAATGGCCAGCTGCAGCCGATCATCGACGAGCGCGCGACGGCGGAACAGCGCGAAGCGCTGTTCAACATCATGTCGGGCAAGTTCTCCGCCGAAGGCACGCTGTTCCACATCTTCAGCCTGATCGTCACCAAAATGCACGAACCGCTGTTCGCGCCCATCGAGTTCTCGTTCGACAAGAATGGACGCGTCGCGCGTGTCGTGGCCAAGGGCGTGCTCGAGACCGAGGTCGAGCCGATCAAGAATCCGGTGACCGGAGCGCCGCACCGCATTCAGGTGGTGATGCCCGAAGGATTCGAGCACCTGGCGGCCGAGGTCGCTTCGGCCAACATCCGCTCGACCGGTGCCATAAAATTCGAAACCAAGGGCACGCATAGTTCGCTCGCCAACGTCGTCCAGACGCCGGAGGGCGTCGCGGCCTAG